The Sinorhizobium sp. B11 genomic interval GCGCGGCAGGAAGATGGTGAACAGGCCGAGGAGCGGCAGGTAGGAGCAGATACGATATACGAAGGCGATGCCGTGCGAGTCGGCAAAACCGCCGAGCAAGGCCGCACCGAGACCGCCCGCACCGAAGGCGAAGCCGAAGAAAACGCCGGCGATCAGCCCGACGCGACCTGGCACCAGTTCCTGCGCGAAGACGACGATGGCAGAAAAGGCAGAGGCGAAGATCAGGCCGATGACAACGCTGAGCACGCCCGTCCAGAAGAGGTTCGCATAGGGCAGCAGCAGCGCGAAGGGGATCACGCCGAGGATCGAGAACCAGATGACGAAACGGGCACCAAAACGATCTCCGATCGGGCCACCGAGGAAGGTGCCGGTCGCAACGGAACCCAAGAACAGGAAGAGCATGAGCTGCGCCTGCTGCACATCGAGTTGGAAACGATCGATGACATAGAAGGTGAAGTAGCTCGAGACGCTTGCCATGTAGACGTTCTTCGTCGCCGTCAGCAGCACGAGGATTAGCAGCGCCGTGACGACCTTGCTCTGAGGCAGCGGCAGCGTGCGGCTCGGGGCCGCCTTGCTGGCGTTCTGACGACGGTGGCTCACGTACCAGCTGCCGACCCAGCTCAGGACCACAATGCCAACCATGGCGATGCCGGAAAGCCAGGACACGCTGTGCTGACCGTTCGGCAACACGATGAAGGCGGCCAGCAGCGGACCGATCGCCTGGCCAGCATTGCCGCCGACCTGAAAGAAGGACTGGGCAAAGCCGTGGCGGCCGCCGGAAGCAAGACGCGCGACGCGCGAGGATTCCGGATGGAAGACGGCCGAGCCGAAGCCAATCAGGCTGGCGGCGAACAGGAGCAACTCAAAGCTGCCGGCATTGCCGAGCAGGATCAGACCGCAGAATGTGCTCGCCATGCCGATCGGCAGCGAATAGGGCATCGGCCAACGGTCGGTGACGATGCCGACGAGCGGCTGGAGCAGCGAGGCCGTGACCTGGAAGGTCATCGTCAGAAGGCCGATCTGCACGAAATCGAGGTTGTAGTTCGCCTTGAAGAGCGGATAGAGCGAGGCAAGCAGCGACTGCATGATGTCGTTGAGCATGTGGCAGAAGCTGACTGCCACCAGAATGGACATTGCGGTCTTTTCAAAGCGGGGGGCGCTCTCGGCAACGGATGCCATGGATCTTCCTCCTGAGCGGCCGGAATCATATCGGGCCGTCGTCGGTTTTCGTGCGGGCTGTTTATGAGGCGATCGGGGCTTGGGAAGTGAATTGTCAGCGGCGGTCGCTGAAAAAGCATTTATCGTATGGAGGGCGACGATTACAGCCCAGTTTTGCGCGGATCGGTACGCAGTTTTAAGATTTTTGCTCCCGATTCTGCAATTCGGCCTCTCATGGAGCCAATTCTGTACTGGTGATCAAAAGAGCGATGCGGTTCATCACCGGCTCCCAATCGAAAGGGCCTCACAATCAAGACCGACGTTTGAATGTATGTTTGTCGGTGGGGAATGCGCGGGAACGCACCTCGTCTGCATAGGCGGCAATCGCCACCGCTGCCCTTTTTCCAAGTTCATCGTAACGTTTGACGAAGCGCGGCGTGAAGTCGTTGAATAGTCCGAGCATGTCGTCCGAGACGAGGATCTGGCCGTCGCACGCAACCGAGGCTCCAATCCCGATGGTCGGAACAGGAATTGCCGTTGTCACCTCACGCGCAAATGTCTCCACCGTACCCTCGATGACGACGGCAAAGGCCCCCGAATTGCCGATCGCGTCGGCGTCACGCCGGATCTTGGCAACCTCCTCCTCGGAATGACCGACAGATCGGTAGCCGCCGGCGGTATGAACCTGCTGCGGCATGAGCCCGATATGGCCGAGCACCGGAACGCCGCGCGCAGCGAGGAAGGAAATTGTCTCGGCCATCTCCTGGCCGCCTTCGAGCTTGAGCGCGTCACACCCGGTTTCCTGCAGAACGCGTACGGCATTGCGGTAGGCAAGCTCCTTCGACTCCTGGTAGCTGCCGAAGGGCATATCGACGACCACGCAGGCTCTCGCGACACCACGCATCACCGCCTTGCCATGGGCGATCATCATGTCGAGCGTCACCGCCACGGTGCTGTCCATGCCATAAAGGACCATGCCGAGCGAATCTCCAACAAGCAGGAGATCACAGTGTTCGTCCAGGAGCCGCGCCATCGGCGTCGTGTAGGCCGTCAAACACACGATCGGCGTGCCGCCCTTCATCGCCCGGATCCGTGATGGCGTCAGGCGCTTTGCGGAACCGACAGCGCTCATGATCTCTCCCCCGTTCCAGACGAACCTTTTTTCGCAATCACCCGGTTGTCCAGAAGCTTGGTCGTGCCAATCCGCACGAACAGTGCGACAACCACCGGATCGTCGATTTTCGCGACGTGCTTCAACGTCGAGGCGTCCCTTACAGCGACGACCTCAGGCTTCGCTAAAGCTTCACGCCCGATGAAGTCGACGAGCTTTGCCTCAAGAAGCTGCGGATCGGTCAGGCCTTGGTTGACAAGGCGCTCGGCCTCGTCCAGCGCGCGAGGGACGATGACTGCAGCACGTCGCTGCTCTTCGCTGAGGTAGACATTGCGAGAAGAGAGAGCGAGACCATCGGCATCCCGCACCGTCGGCACGGAAACGATGCGCACTGGCAGCGCCAGATCGTCTGCCATCCGTTTGATGATGGCAACCTGCTGGTAATCCTTCTCGCCGAAATAGGCGTTGTCTGGCTGTACGATGTTAAAAAGCTTGCTGACGACAGTGGTCACGCCGGCAAAATGCCCTGGTCGGACGGCACCTTCCAGCTCGCAGCCAAGCTCGGGCACATCAACGACGGTTTTCATCGGGTGCGGATACATATCCTCGACGCCGGGCGCAAAGAGAATATCGACGCCGGCCTCTTCCAGCATCGCCTGGTCACGTTTCAGATCGCGCGGATACCGACTGAGGTCCTCCGTCGGCCCGAACTGGAGCGGATTGACGAAGATCGAGGCAACGACAATCTGGTTCTGAGCGCGGGCTCGCGCGACAAGTTCCATATGTCCTTCATGAAGATAGCCCATCGTAGGCACGAAACCGACGTCTCCGCCGTTTGCCTTTGCTGATGCCAGTGCTACGCGCATCGCGTTAATGCTCGATAGGACTTGCATATGCCCTCCTGCCAGCCTTCCTCATGTGGGGGCGGATAGAAGATGCAAGCAGGGCGTCAGGTCAATGGATTCTTTTCGATAAGATCGATTAGATGACGAAGGTTCCATCAACGCGTGTTCAATGGTGCCGATCGCAACCGAGGCGGCGGATTTCGGCGCGAACATTCTGCGGGCTCAGAACGGCGCCTTCCCTGCCATCGACACTTCGGTCGCCGCATATGGGTTCGAACCCGCATCATGTCCGCATATCTAGAGTTCGTACCATATCTTCGGATCATCGCCTGACTGGATCATCAGCCAGCGAAGATCCGTATCCTTCCAGCCCTTGATCGCATTCGTGCGGTTGTCGAGCACCAGATCGCCGCGATCGGTCTTGACGACCAGAACCGCGTGACCTTTACCGGCAGGCGTCTTGGTCACGGCGATCCGCAGTGCTTTCGACGACCAGCCCATGGCGATGAGGTGGTCGCGTTTCGTCAACGCGAAATCCTCACAATCGCCTGCCTTGACGTTCACCTGCCAGACATCACCCTGCCGTTCGTCCGTCGGACGGATCGAGCGGTTGACCGACGCGTTGATATCGCCAAGTTGCTTCTCCGCAAGGGGGCTCAAGGGAACTTCGGAAACATCGCCGCGAACCGTACATTCATCCGGATTTCGAGCGCAAAACATCACATGCGCGAAAGGTGCTGCAGTTCGGCGCTTTTCAGAAATATAGCTGAATACGGGCGCCGTCTTCAGCCCGCGGGCTGCACCGGCAGGACCGTCCGCGCGGGCAGCCTGAACCGTAAACAGGGATACAAGCGTCGCTACGACAACCACTTCACGCTTCCACATCGTCTACCTCTCCGTGTGGTAATTCATCGAACAATGGTGAGGCACGACCAGCGGTGATGGAGCCCTTTTGGGCATGTCATTCGACGGCTGGGCTCTCGGTCGCAGTCCATATTTCCAGGATGTTTCCGGAGAGGTTCATTTCTCAGAATGCAATAATTTAGGGGGTTTTCAGGCATTTCCGGTCCCTCAGTCGGAGCAGAGCTGGCGGCATGCGTATCACGACCAGACGCATCGACGCCAACGTCTTAACAATTTAAACTAGCGTAACGATACTCCTTTTCAATCGATGCGATAGGTATTAATTTAAAAAAATCATGCGCTCGGCGACAGGAGAGATCGCGCTATAGGCGAGCGATGACGAAACGAGATCTTATCTCCCGTCGCGGGCTGCATGCTGTTGCAAAAATGGGATCGCGCTTTTAGGGATTTTGACAATCAGGCGCGACTTCACGGCCTGGAAGAATTTCCTTCCGGGCCTTCAACCGATTTGTCCGGGCTCGCCCTGAACATCGGATATCAGTAGCCGACCGGGACACCGGCCAGCGACGTGCGCGACCGTTCTAGTGGATGCGGATTCCGGTATACATCATTCGATGCAGGCTTTCGCAGTCGCGCTATCCCCTTGGGGACACAAAAGAGATACTACCCTTCTCTGCGTTCTGGCTTCATCTTTCGAAACCAGCCGCTTCGGGACTGCTATCTTTCCCCAATTGGGAATAACAAAAGCATCATTGCGACCAGACCTAGTCCCGCGCCTAGCATCTGCGACGGAGCAAGACGCTCGTCAAAAACAAAATATGCAATCACGTTGATGAGCAACAGCTGAGCAACGGCGGAAACCGATATTGCAAGCCCCATTCCGCCCTCTCTCATCAGCCGCACCATGATGAGATTACCCACGCAATAAAGGGCGAGAGACAGGATCAACACAAGAATGCTGTTGGTCGCGATATAGGTGCGCGAAGCGGTCGCCGCGCCCAGGAATGTTGCCATCGCGCCAGCGAGCCAAAGCAGAAATTCTATTCTCATCGGTGACCTTCGTTCGTCTTCCGCAAGCTGCATACAGCTGTCGGCCAAGGATCGCCAGCATTGGATTTCCACTTTACGGACTGGCTGCCCGCCCCCGTCGGACGGTTCCCGGGCATCGCGCCAAGAGCCCAACCGTCATTCTCGATGCGCAGCGGCAGCCACTCGCCGACAATGTCTTTCAATATTCGCCGGCTGATTGCAGGACTCCAGGAGCGCCTGCGGTAGAATTTGTCAAAGAGCGCCTCGTTTTGAGTGCCATATACTTCGCATGAAAAACGACCTTCGGTCATCATCGCGACAGTTGGCGATCCACGGCGGTCCATTCCTCCCGGCCCGCTACGTCAGCTGTTCCCCTCTGGAGGTTTTTTGACCTTCACACCTAAAGGCCCGGCCCTACGCTCGCGGCCTCTTTTTTTGCTCACCAGGCGACAGCCCCCGTTAGGGTTTGATCAAGCCTGTCAGCTTCTGGTCGGCGCTCGAACGTGGCCCGGCGGCGTATCATGAAGTCGTCTCCAGGCCCGTCGAAACTGGCGAGCTGACGAAAAGCCGATGCGTTCAGCGACGTTTTCCATATCGAGCCTCGAGCCGGTGATGAGTTCTCTTGCGAGCACAATTCGCATGCGGTTGACATAGTCGGTCACACTCATGCCGGTGTGCTCGTTGAAAAGCCGTGACAAATTGCGCGGGCTCGTCGCGGCGATCTTGGCGAGCGTCTCAACGGACCAGTTTTGCGAGGGGTCGGCGCCGACGGCATCCTGGGCTCTGTGGATTGCCGGATGGAGATGATTTCGCCCTTCCAGCCACGGCGACAACTGAGGATCACCGCCAGCCCGCCGGAGATAGATGACCAGAGTGCGTGCTACGGCAAGCGACACAGCATGACCGACCTCTTTTGCGACCACCGCAAGCATGAGATCGATCCCCGCGGTGACGCCCGCACTGGTCAGCCGCTCACCATCCTCGACATAGAGCCGGTTCTCGCGGACGCGGGCGGTCGGAGCAAGTCGGACGAGTTCCTGGAGCATGGAATGGTGGGTCGTGCATTCATAGCCCTCGAGCAGTCCCGCCCGCGCCGCAAGCAAGGCACCCGAACAGATCGTCGCGAGGCGGATGCCAGGCCGAACGGTCCCCCTTAGCCATTCAACGATCTCTGCCTCAAGGGCCGCATCTCCCGGTCCGCTTTCGACCGATCCGGCAAGCGGTTCATCCACCGCACCGGAAACAATAAGAAGCGCGTCGTCGGGCAAACGTACCGGAAGCGGAGAAATCTTGGCGAGGTCGAGGCCGGTCGAACTTCGCACCTCAGCGGCAGGTCCGATGTAGCTCGGCACGAACTCTGTCGATCCCTGCTCGAGGTTGGCTCTGCGCAAGACTTCCATCGGACCTGCGATATCGAGCAGGAGCGCCCGCGGCGGCACGACCACGAAAACCGGGATGATGCGCCGGGGGCCATCCACCATTACGCGGCCGCTCGTGCTGAAAGTCCGTTGAGCACCTGCTCTACAGTAACGATACGGGCAAAACGATCGGCAAGGACCAACTCCGTGCGCGCCCTGATCTCGGCGGCACTCCATTCGCGACCCGACCTATCGGTCATCGGAAAGGTCAATGTCGCCTCGCCGACATAGTCGACCTCGTAACCGAGATCGGAGGCGTGCCTTGCCGTCGTCTCACAGCACTGCTCGGTGCGGATGCCGGAGACAATGACGCGCCGGATATGGTTTTCAGTCAGCCAGACGTCCAGGCCACTGCCGACAAGCGCGCTGTGGCGGCGCTTGCGAAACACCGCATCCGCCTCAATCTGAAGCGGCGCCAGCGGGCGGACGAAGCCCGAACCTTCAGAGAAAACGCCTGCCTCCTCGACGTGAAATATCTGGACGACCGGAAGAGCGGCCCTTTTCGCGCCATCGATCAGCGCTTGCTGGGACGCGATATAAAGCCCGACCTCATCTTCACGAAAATAGGGTCGATGACGGAAGGATTCCTGGGCGTCGATGACTAGGAGTACGGTATCTGCGGACATTTGGTTATCTCCAAGGATGGGCATGAAGACATTCTATCGAGAGGAGCATACTGCGAAATGCCGATTGCGGACAGATAGGGGACAGATCACGCCAACATGATGCATGCCCTGATCGCTCGGTCCATCGCTGTCATGATGGCGAGGAAAAGCGCCATGATCATCAGCACGACGAGAAGCTGGGTGACGATGCGGCCGGCGCCGATCAGGCCGCCTGGCGCTTCGGCGGCACCGGTGCCGTCTACGATCCCGGGTGCCAGCATGCTCGTATGACCAGGCACGCCCTGCAAGGCGAAGGGAACGAGGAAGAAGAACAGGCAGCAGCGCAAACCTTGAGGCCAGGTAGACTCACAAAAGCCAGGCCCACGGTTAGGAGCTTAAAACAACGAACATAACCTCAGAGCATCGTAGACGGCCGCATGGATGTTGCGGCTGGAAACCGCGTCGCCGATACGCACGAGGTCAAAATGCCCCTCGCTATTGCGTTGTGGCAGCGGTGGCCGACGATTGATCAGGGCGGAATAATCCACGGCACCAACATTTCGTGAAATCGGCTTCAGTGCGAGATAGAGCCCGTCATTGGCAAGCGTGCCATGTTCGACAACGACCTGAGAGACACGCCGCTCCCACTCTACGCCGTCCGCGAAATCCGATCCGAGCATGGCGACAAGGGCATTGCCGTCGCGGCGAACGGATTTGAGCCGCGTGTTGATGGTAACCCTGACGTTGCGTTCGGCGAAGGCACGGGCATAAGGCACATGATTCATGCCGCCCATATCAGGCGCGAAGAAGCGTTCGGGGGAGACGAGCTCGAGTTCGGCACCGCTTCTGGCAATCACCTCAGCCGCCGACATTCCCGGATGTCCGCCATTGTCATCGAAGAGCAGTACCGTGTCGGCGATCCTGGCGCCGCCGGCGAGGATTTCCCAGGAAGAAGTCACCAGCTCGTCGCCTGCATCGAGTTCTGGCTGCTGCGCAATGCCACCGGTCGCGATGACAACGAGATTGGGTTCAAGAGCAAGGATATCACCTGCCTCGGCGTAGACGTCATAGTGCATGCGAACACCCAGCCGCTCGAGTTCCGCCAGCCGCCAGTCGATAATGCCTACCATCTCCTTGCGCCGGGGATTTCGGATGAGCAGATTGACCTGTCCGCCGGCCTTTCCCGTCGCTTCCAGAACATCCACCTGATGACCACGCTCCGCAAGCACGCGAGCGGCCTCGAGGCCGGCCGGCCCCGCACCGACCACGACGGCCTTGCGGCGGATCTCCGCCTTGGGGATCTCGTGCGGGATTTCCCCTTCACGACCGGTCGCGGCATTGTGGATACAGAGTGCCTCCCCGCCTTCATAGATCCGGTCGAGACAGTAGGTAGCGCCGACGCAGGGCCGGATGCGTGCCTCCTCGCCGCTCTCGATCTTTCGCACTATATGCGGGTCGGCGATATGGGCGCGCGTCATGCCGACCATGTCGAGCTTACCCTCGGCGATCGCATGACGGGCGGTTGCTACGTCACCGATGCGCGCGGCGTGGAAGACGGGGAACTTGGTTATCGCCCTCACTTCGCCGGCAAAATCGAGATGCGGGGCAGATGCCATGCCCTGGATCGGGATGACCTTGTTGAGCGCGACATCGCTGTCGATATGACCGCGAATGATATTGAGGAAATCGATATCGCCGGACCGGGCAAATCGTGAAGCGATCTCTATGCCTTCCTGCCGCGATAGTCCCTTCTCCCAGTCCTCGTCGGCGACAAGGCGCATGCCGACGATGAAATCCGGCCCGACGGCTTCGCGCACCGCCTGCGTGACCATGACAGAAAAACGCATGCGGTTGTCGAGCGATCCGCCGAATTCATCTTCACGCCGGTTGGTTGCCGGCGACCAGAAACCATCGAGCAGATGGCCGTAAGCTTCGATCTCGATACCATCGAGGCCGGCTTCCTGCATGCGCTGCGCGGCGCTTGCGTAATCGGCCACGATACGCTCGATGTCCCAGTCTTCCACCTCTTTCGGGAAGGCGCGGTGCGCCGGCTCGCGGATCGGCGAGGCCGCCAGAACGGGCAGCCAGTCGCCCTTGTTCCAGCTTGTACGGCGACCGAGATGGGTGAGTTGGATCATGACCGCCGCGCCGAACTCGTGACAGTCGTCGGCAAGTCTCTTCAACCAGGGCACGATCTCGTCGCGATAGGCGTGGAGATTGCCGAAGGACGGCGGGGAGTCAGGCGAGACGACCGCCGATCCCGCCGTCATGGTCAATGCGATGCCCCCTCTCGCCTTTTCCCTGTGATAGAGCCGATAGCGATCCGTCGGCATGCCGTTTTCCGAATAAGCCGGCTCGTGAGCGGTCGACATGACGCGGTTTTTCAGCGTCAGGTGCTTGAGCCGAAACGGCTGCAGCAGGGGGTCTTTGGAGAACATGTCCGCACTCGTTGCTTGGGTGGGAGTGGCAATCGAAGCGCTATTCTGACCCATGCCGCCTGAAATGACGATCCGATCGGCGTCGCTTTCTAGCCGGGATGCGTCCGCCGGCTGCGGCTGAGGTCGACGGCGGTATGCCAGAGAACGGCTGCGAAGATGATGGCGCCGCCGAAGAAGGTGGCGACTGGCGGTTGCTCGGAGAACAGAAGCCAGACCCAGAACGGGGTCAGCACGATCTCCATCGTCCCGATCAACGCAGCTTCGGCCGGCGGCATTCGCCTGGCCCCGGCCAGGAAGAGCACAAGCGCCAGCGAAAAATTGGTAGCACCGAAAGCAGCAAGCACGATCCAATTGTGAAGATCAAGGGAGCCGACCGAGCCGAATGGAGCGAAGATGACGAGTGTGAGGAAGGCGCTGACAACAGTCGGCGGCAGGCTCGGCACTTCAGGATTGATGCGCGGGATGATGATGACGAGCGCGAAGGAAACCGTCATGCCAAGCGCCAGCAGGTCGCCGACCCCGGTGCCACCGCCGATCGACGAGGCGACGATGACCACAACACCCAGAAGAGAAATGCCCCCGGCAATCAGCGTGCGCCTTCCGACACCCTCTTTCAGGATGATCCATCCGAACAGAGCGGCGATAAAGGGTGCGGTCGAATAGATCATCGTCACATTCGCGACGCTGGTCATATAGAGCGCGCCGATGAAGCAGCCCTGGCTGACTGTCTGGCAGACAATCATTGCCAGGCCGGACGGATGCAGGACCGAACGCCATTGCTTTCGTGATATCCCGCCTTCGAGGAACAGGCAGGGGATCAGCAGGAACAACCCGCCGAACAGCGAGCGCCAGGCGATCGCTGTCCAGACGTCTGTCGTCAGGAGCCGCGAGTAGACCCCGCTGGCACTCCAGGCAAGTGTCGCCGCGATGACGAGAAGGATGCCCTTCTCGCGCTCGCCGGCACCGAGGCGCCTGGCCGGATGGTCAATGGTCACGCAAGTTAGTCTCGAAGGAGGAAAGTCGAACGCACCTCCTTTCTGCACCCGCAATTGACATCAGACAAACGAATAGTAGAGATGGATGTCATCGATTTTTTCTATGGCTGTCCATGCGCGAGCCCATTGAGAGTGATCTTCTCCGGACCTTCCTCGTTGTCGTCGAGACCACCAATTTCTCTGCGGCCGCACAGCGCGTCGGCAGAACGCAATCTGCGATCAGCGCGGCGATCAAGAAGCTGGAAGACACGATCGGCGAAGCACTGTTCGAACGCGGCGCCCGAGGGGTGGTGCTGACACGTCAGGGCGTCCAGCTCGTCCCCTATGCCCGCCGCGTCATCGATCTCCTGAGTGAGGCCGCGGCGACAATCCGCAGCAAACCGCTTGGCGGACCGGTTCGCATCGGCATTCCCGAGGAATATAGCCAGACCGTGCTGCCCGCAGCACTTGCGGCCTTCGCCGTGCGTCATCCGGCTGTCGAGGTTACCATCTCCTGCGACTATACTGTCCGCAACATCGCCGCCCTGGAACGCGACGAACTCGATCTCGCCGTCGTCTTCGACTGGAGCGATCAGATGAGTGGCGAGGTGCTCTGCATCGATCCGACCGTCTGGGTGACCTCGATCGTCCACCGGCTGCACGACATCGACCCGCTGCCGATCGCAACCTACAGAGACTCGAGCTGGTGTCGCGAGTTTGCATTGAAGTCGCTGCACCAGCTCGGTCGCAACTACCGGGTCGCCTTCATTGCCGATACCAGCTCCGGACTGAAGAACGCCGTGACTGCCGGTCTTGCCGTCACCACGCTGTCGCGCAGCAACATCCCGGCCGGCTGCCGGGAGCTGACGACCGAGGACGGCTTCCCGCCGGTCGATTCCTCAAGGGTCGTGCTTCGTCGCAATACCTTTCGGTCCAGCGAAGCGGTTCGCGAGCTGGCCGAGATGGTACGCGATGCCTTCCAGCCTATGGCCGGACCTCCGATGGCCTGACCGGACGCCGCAGCCGACGCCGCGTTTCCGAGGGGCTTTCGGAATAGCTTGCCCGATAGCTTCGCGCGAAAGCTGAGGCCGAATTGAAGCCGGTTGCGGCGGCAATGTCGGCGAAGGACGCCGTCGTCTCTATCACCTTGCGCCGCGCCGCGTTCAATCTCAGGGCAAGATAGTGGATATGAGGGGGCGCACCGATCGAGGCCTGGAAGAGATCCTGCAGGTGTCGGGCGCTGATCCCGACCCTGCGGGCAAGGCGCGCCAGCACGATCGGCTGCTCGATATTGTCCTCCATAAGCCGCACGGCGTGGGCCACCCGCG includes:
- a CDS encoding MFS transporter, which produces MASVAESAPRFEKTAMSILVAVSFCHMLNDIMQSLLASLYPLFKANYNLDFVQIGLLTMTFQVTASLLQPLVGIVTDRWPMPYSLPIGMASTFCGLILLGNAGSFELLLFAASLIGFGSAVFHPESSRVARLASGGRHGFAQSFFQVGGNAGQAIGPLLAAFIVLPNGQHSVSWLSGIAMVGIVVLSWVGSWYVSHRRQNASKAAPSRTLPLPQSKVVTALLILVLLTATKNVYMASVSSYFTFYVIDRFQLDVQQAQLMLFLFLGSVATGTFLGGPIGDRFGARFVIWFSILGVIPFALLLPYANLFWTGVLSVVIGLIFASAFSAIVVFAQELVPGRVGLIAGVFFGFAFGAGGLGAALLGGFADSHGIAFVYRICSYLPLLGLFTIFLPRIPKHRAV
- the panB gene encoding 3-methyl-2-oxobutanoate hydroxymethyltransferase, which produces MSAVGSAKRLTPSRIRAMKGGTPIVCLTAYTTPMARLLDEHCDLLLVGDSLGMVLYGMDSTVAVTLDMMIAHGKAVMRGVARACVVVDMPFGSYQESKELAYRNAVRVLQETGCDALKLEGGQEMAETISFLAARGVPVLGHIGLMPQQVHTAGGYRSVGHSEEEVAKIRRDADAIGNSGAFAVVIEGTVETFAREVTTAIPVPTIGIGASVACDGQILVSDDMLGLFNDFTPRFVKRYDELGKRAAVAIAAYADEVRSRAFPTDKHTFKRRS
- the panC gene encoding pantoate--beta-alanine ligase — its product is MQVLSSINAMRVALASAKANGGDVGFVPTMGYLHEGHMELVARARAQNQIVVASIFVNPLQFGPTEDLSRYPRDLKRDQAMLEEAGVDILFAPGVEDMYPHPMKTVVDVPELGCELEGAVRPGHFAGVTTVVSKLFNIVQPDNAYFGEKDYQQVAIIKRMADDLALPVRIVSVPTVRDADGLALSSRNVYLSEEQRRAAVIVPRALDEAERLVNQGLTDPQLLEAKLVDFIGREALAKPEVVAVRDASTLKHVAKIDDPVVVALFVRIGTTKLLDNRVIAKKGSSGTGERS
- a CDS encoding transglutaminase-like cysteine peptidase, encoding MWKREVVVVATLVSLFTVQAARADGPAGAARGLKTAPVFSYISEKRRTAAPFAHVMFCARNPDECTVRGDVSEVPLSPLAEKQLGDINASVNRSIRPTDERQGDVWQVNVKAGDCEDFALTKRDHLIAMGWSSKALRIAVTKTPAGKGHAVLVVKTDRGDLVLDNRTNAIKGWKDTDLRWLMIQSGDDPKIWYEL
- a CDS encoding helix-turn-helix domain-containing protein, encoding MVDGPRRIIPVFVVVPPRALLLDIAGPMEVLRRANLEQGSTEFVPSYIGPAAEVRSSTGLDLAKISPLPVRLPDDALLIVSGAVDEPLAGSVESGPGDAALEAEIVEWLRGTVRPGIRLATICSGALLAARAGLLEGYECTTHHSMLQELVRLAPTARVRENRLYVEDGERLTSAGVTAGIDLMLAVVAKEVGHAVSLAVARTLVIYLRRAGGDPQLSPWLEGRNHLHPAIHRAQDAVGADPSQNWSVETLAKIAATSPRNLSRLFNEHTGMSVTDYVNRMRIVLARELITGSRLDMENVAERIGFSSARQFRRAWRRLHDTPPGHVRAPTRS
- a CDS encoding isochorismatase family protein, yielding MSADTVLLVIDAQESFRHRPYFREDEVGLYIASQQALIDGAKRAALPVVQIFHVEEAGVFSEGSGFVRPLAPLQIEADAVFRKRRHSALVGSGLDVWLTENHIRRVIVSGIRTEQCCETTARHASDLGYEVDYVGEATLTFPMTDRSGREWSAAEIRARTELVLADRFARIVTVEQVLNGLSARAAA
- a CDS encoding FAD-dependent oxidoreductase, with amino-acid sequence MFSKDPLLQPFRLKHLTLKNRVMSTAHEPAYSENGMPTDRYRLYHREKARGGIALTMTAGSAVVSPDSPPSFGNLHAYRDEIVPWLKRLADDCHEFGAAVMIQLTHLGRRTSWNKGDWLPVLAASPIREPAHRAFPKEVEDWDIERIVADYASAAQRMQEAGLDGIEIEAYGHLLDGFWSPATNRREDEFGGSLDNRMRFSVMVTQAVREAVGPDFIVGMRLVADEDWEKGLSRQEGIEIASRFARSGDIDFLNIIRGHIDSDVALNKVIPIQGMASAPHLDFAGEVRAITKFPVFHAARIGDVATARHAIAEGKLDMVGMTRAHIADPHIVRKIESGEEARIRPCVGATYCLDRIYEGGEALCIHNAATGREGEIPHEIPKAEIRRKAVVVGAGPAGLEAARVLAERGHQVDVLEATGKAGGQVNLLIRNPRRKEMVGIIDWRLAELERLGVRMHYDVYAEAGDILALEPNLVVIATGGIAQQPELDAGDELVTSSWEILAGGARIADTVLLFDDNGGHPGMSAAEVIARSGAELELVSPERFFAPDMGGMNHVPYARAFAERNVRVTINTRLKSVRRDGNALVAMLGSDFADGVEWERRVSQVVVEHGTLANDGLYLALKPISRNVGAVDYSALINRRPPLPQRNSEGHFDLVRIGDAVSSRNIHAAVYDALRLCSLF
- a CDS encoding DMT family transporter; translation: MTIDHPARRLGAGEREKGILLVIAATLAWSASGVYSRLLTTDVWTAIAWRSLFGGLFLLIPCLFLEGGISRKQWRSVLHPSGLAMIVCQTVSQGCFIGALYMTSVANVTMIYSTAPFIAALFGWIILKEGVGRRTLIAGGISLLGVVVIVASSIGGGTGVGDLLALGMTVSFALVIIIPRINPEVPSLPPTVVSAFLTLVIFAPFGSVGSLDLHNWIVLAAFGATNFSLALVLFLAGARRMPPAEAALIGTMEIVLTPFWVWLLFSEQPPVATFFGGAIIFAAVLWHTAVDLSRSRRTHPG
- a CDS encoding LysR family transcriptional regulator translates to MREPIESDLLRTFLVVVETTNFSAAAQRVGRTQSAISAAIKKLEDTIGEALFERGARGVVLTRQGVQLVPYARRVIDLLSEAAATIRSKPLGGPVRIGIPEEYSQTVLPAALAAFAVRHPAVEVTISCDYTVRNIAALERDELDLAVVFDWSDQMSGEVLCIDPTVWVTSIVHRLHDIDPLPIATYRDSSWCREFALKSLHQLGRNYRVAFIADTSSGLKNAVTAGLAVTTLSRSNIPAGCRELTTEDGFPPVDSSRVVLRRNTFRSSEAVRELAEMVRDAFQPMAGPPMA